A segment of the Rhizobium sp. ZPR4 genome:
CATCAATCGGCAGACTTTAACAAACATACCGATGGTTTGTAAATTAGGTAGCATACTAATATTAATCGTCCCTTGATTTTAATTTGATGTGTGTTGTTCAGGCTTGGAGTTGAAGAGGCGATTCCAAAACGCACTGTTCAGAAAAGATATCCAATCAACACTTTCCAGACGCTCTTCTTAACGACTGGTGCCGAAAATCCATTCATGCGATGAAAAAGACGGCACCTACGTTTTGCGGCTGGAAATCAAGCCGGGTGCTTGCTATTTAAGGATCATATGTAACGCTGCGGACCTTGACCCCGCATGTGAAAGGAACTGGACAATGAGCGGCATTCAGGAATTCATCGCCAACGAAGTTAAGAACAACGACGTCGTTCTCTTCATGAAAGGCACGCCCCAGTTCCCGCAGTGTGGTTTCTCCGGCCAGGTGGTCCAGATTCTCGACTACGTCGGTGTCGATTATAAGGGCATCAACGTCCTTGCCGACGCCGAAATCCGTCAGGGCATCAAGGACTATTCCAACTGGCCGACCATTCCGCAGCTTTACGTGAAGGGCGAATTCATCGGCGGCTGCGACATCGTTCGTGAAATGTTTCAAGCTGGCGAGTTGCAGCAACACCTTCAGGAACACGGCATCAGCGTTCGCGGCGCCGCCTGACCGGGCACCGGGCTCCCCCGTCCGGTTTCCATAGTTCAATTTGATCGATAAGGCGCTGCCGG
Coding sequences within it:
- the grxD gene encoding Grx4 family monothiol glutaredoxin, encoding MSGIQEFIANEVKNNDVVLFMKGTPQFPQCGFSGQVVQILDYVGVDYKGINVLADAEIRQGIKDYSNWPTIPQLYVKGEFIGGCDIVREMFQAGELQQHLQEHGISVRGAA